The Collimonas sp. PA-H2 genome contains a region encoding:
- a CDS encoding cation:proton antiporter: protein MHHAVETFIQDLAVIMLIAGVVTVLFNRFKQPVVLGYIVAGVIIGPHTPPFSLITDERTIQILAELGVIFLLFSLGLEFSLKKLAKVGATAFVAALAEITLMLWIGYEIGIYFGWKKMDAVFLGAMLSVSSTTIIVKALNELGMKREKFAQLIFGILIVEDVLAIGMIALLSGVATSGSVDAGDAVTTIGKLVLFMIVSLVAGILVVPRLLDYVARFKSKEMLLVTVLGLCFGFCLLVMKMEYSVALGAFLIGAVMAESRHLHQIERLIEPVRDMFSAIFFVAIGLLFNPSILAQYWLPIAVITVAVVLGKVVSCGLATFLSGQDGRTSMRVGMGLSQIGEFSFIIAALGVSLKVTSDFLYPTVVAVSAVTTLLTPYLIKLADPLSSRLAQAMPNKLSAVFGMYSTWLASLQPQGDRAELSRIIRRILLQVVVNLALVAAIFIIGGYFADALGEHMAAWVADPQVQDAIVWGGALLLSLPFLIATYRKLHALSMLLAEISVKPEWAGSYNHAVRRVIAEVIPVVSIVGIMLMIAALSSRILPPTNLLILVLVGAAVLVLVLWQRFVKLHSKLQIALRETLEQQPDEKH from the coding sequence ATGCACCATGCAGTAGAAACCTTCATCCAGGATCTTGCCGTCATCATGCTGATCGCCGGCGTCGTCACGGTGCTGTTCAACCGTTTCAAGCAGCCGGTGGTGCTCGGCTATATCGTCGCCGGCGTCATCATCGGCCCGCACACGCCGCCGTTTTCCCTGATCACCGATGAGCGCACGATCCAGATCCTGGCCGAACTGGGGGTGATCTTCCTGCTGTTTTCGCTGGGGCTGGAATTCAGCCTGAAGAAGCTGGCCAAGGTCGGCGCCACCGCGTTTGTGGCAGCGCTGGCGGAGATCACGCTGATGCTGTGGATAGGCTATGAAATCGGCATCTATTTCGGCTGGAAGAAGATGGATGCGGTGTTCCTCGGCGCCATGTTGTCGGTTTCCTCTACCACCATCATCGTCAAGGCGCTCAACGAACTGGGCATGAAACGCGAAAAATTCGCGCAGCTGATTTTCGGCATCCTGATCGTCGAAGACGTGCTGGCGATAGGCATGATCGCCTTGCTCTCAGGCGTGGCCACCAGCGGTTCGGTGGATGCCGGCGACGCCGTGACGACGATCGGCAAGCTGGTTCTGTTCATGATCGTGTCGCTGGTGGCCGGCATCCTGGTCGTGCCGCGCCTGCTTGACTACGTGGCCAGGTTCAAGAGCAAGGAAATGCTGCTGGTGACCGTGCTTGGCCTGTGCTTCGGCTTCTGCCTGCTGGTCATGAAGATGGAGTACAGCGTGGCGCTCGGCGCCTTCCTGATCGGCGCGGTGATGGCCGAGTCGCGTCATTTGCATCAGATCGAACGCTTGATCGAACCGGTGCGCGATATGTTCAGCGCCATCTTTTTCGTCGCTATCGGCCTGTTGTTCAATCCTTCCATCCTGGCGCAATACTGGCTGCCGATCGCTGTCATCACGGTTGCGGTGGTGCTGGGTAAAGTGGTCAGCTGCGGCCTTGCTACTTTCCTGTCCGGCCAGGATGGACGCACCTCGATGCGGGTCGGCATGGGCTTGTCGCAGATCGGCGAGTTTTCCTTCATCATCGCCGCGCTCGGCGTCAGCCTGAAAGTCACTAGCGATTTCCTGTACCCGACCGTGGTGGCGGTGTCGGCGGTGACTACCTTGCTGACTCCCTACCTGATCAAGCTGGCCGATCCGCTTTCCAGCCGGCTGGCGCAAGCCATGCCGAATAAACTGTCGGCAGTGTTCGGCATGTACTCGACCTGGCTCGCCAGCCTGCAACCGCAGGGCGACCGCGCCGAGCTGTCGCGCATCATCCGCCGCATCTTGCTGCAGGTGGTGGTGAACCTGGCGCTGGTGGCGGCGATCTTCATCATCGGCGGTTATTTTGCCGATGCCCTGGGTGAGCACATGGCGGCCTGGGTTGCGGATCCGCAGGTACAGGACGCGATCGTGTGGGGCGGGGCGCTGCTGCTGTCGCTGCCGTTCCTGATCGCGACCTACCGCAAGCTGCATGCGCTGAGCATGCTGCTGGCGGAAATCAGCGTCAAGCCGGAATGGGCCGGTTCATATAATCATGCGGTGCGGCGCGTGATCGCGGAAGTCATTCCGGTGGTCTCCATCGTCGGCATCATGCTGATGATTGCCGCGCTCAGCAGCCGCATCCTGCCGCCGACCAATCTGCTGATCCTGGTGCTGGTCGGCGCCGCGGTGCTGGTGCTGGTGTTGTGGCAGCGCTTTGTCAAACTGCATTCCAAGCTGCAGATCGCCTTGCGCGAAACCCTGGAACAGCAGCCGGACGAAAAGCACTGA
- the def gene encoding peptide deformylase produces MTVREILKMGDPRLLRQAEPVTAFGTPELESLIADMFETMHAVNGAGLAAPQIGVNLQLVIFGFKNNVRYPDAPEVPETVLINPFLRPLSEEIEDGWEGCLSVPGMRGVVPRWTQLHYEGVDQSGARISRDVDGFHARVVQHECDHLNGILYPMRIKDFTQFGFTEVLFPELDPNHDD; encoded by the coding sequence ATGACCGTTCGCGAAATCCTGAAGATGGGCGATCCGCGCCTGCTGCGGCAAGCTGAGCCGGTAACCGCGTTTGGCACGCCAGAGCTGGAAAGCCTGATCGCCGACATGTTTGAAACCATGCATGCGGTGAATGGCGCCGGCCTGGCGGCGCCGCAGATCGGCGTGAATCTGCAGCTGGTGATCTTCGGCTTCAAGAACAACGTCCGCTATCCGGATGCGCCAGAGGTGCCGGAGACGGTCCTGATCAATCCGTTCTTGCGTCCCTTGTCGGAGGAGATCGAAGACGGCTGGGAAGGCTGCCTGTCGGTGCCCGGCATGCGTGGCGTGGTGCCGCGCTGGACCCAGTTGCATTACGAAGGTGTCGACCAGTCGGGGGCGCGCATCAGTCGCGATGTCGACGGCTTCCACGCGCGCGTGGTGCAGCACGAGTGCGATCACCTGAACGGCATCCTGTATCCGATGCGCATCAAGGATTTTACACAGTTCGGCTTTACCGAAGTGTTGTTCCCTGAACTGGATCCCAATCACGACGATTGA
- the galU gene encoding UTP--glucose-1-phosphate uridylyltransferase GalU: MSKIRKAVFPVAGLGSRFLPATKAQPKEMLPIVDKPLIQYAVEEAVAAGITDMVFITGRNKRAIEDHFDKAYELETELEAAGKERLLDLVQNVIPKHINCIFIRQSEMLGLGHAVLCARPVVGNEPFAVLLADDFMDVAAGQKPVLAQMTDIFAEENASMLAVQDVPRADTKQYGIVSIDPYKANLEKVNSIVEKPQPEQAPSTLAVVGRYILTNKIFDHLEGLGKGAGGEIQLTDGIAALMKTERVLAYRYAGQRYDCGSKLGYLKATLAMGLKHHETGAEFAEYLKQFK, encoded by the coding sequence ATGAGCAAGATTAGAAAAGCCGTATTTCCTGTCGCCGGCCTGGGTAGCCGCTTCCTGCCGGCCACCAAGGCGCAGCCTAAAGAAATGCTGCCTATCGTCGACAAGCCCTTGATCCAGTATGCGGTGGAAGAGGCGGTTGCCGCCGGCATCACCGACATGGTGTTCATCACCGGCCGCAACAAGCGTGCCATCGAGGATCATTTCGATAAGGCCTACGAACTGGAAACCGAGCTGGAGGCGGCCGGCAAGGAGCGCTTGCTGGATTTGGTGCAGAACGTCATCCCGAAACATATCAACTGCATCTTCATCCGCCAGTCGGAAATGCTGGGCCTCGGGCATGCGGTGCTGTGCGCCCGTCCGGTGGTCGGCAATGAGCCGTTTGCCGTTTTGCTGGCGGACGATTTCATGGATGTGGCGGCCGGTCAGAAGCCCGTGCTGGCGCAGATGACGGATATTTTCGCTGAAGAAAATGCCAGCATGCTGGCGGTGCAGGATGTGCCGCGCGCCGATACCAAGCAATACGGCATCGTCAGCATCGACCCGTATAAAGCCAATCTGGAAAAGGTCAATAGCATCGTCGAGAAGCCGCAGCCGGAGCAGGCGCCTTCGACCCTGGCGGTGGTGGGGCGCTACATCCTGACCAACAAGATTTTCGATCACCTGGAAGGCCTGGGCAAGGGCGCCGGCGGCGAGATCCAGCTGACCGACGGCATCGCCGCGTTGATGAAAACCGAGCGCGTGCTGGCCTACCGCTACGCCGGCCAGCGTTACGATTGCGGTTCCAAGCTGGGCTACCTGAAGGCGACCCTGGCGATGGGCCTGAAGCACCATGAAACCGGCGCCGAGTTTGCCGAGTATCTCAAACAGTTCAAATAA
- the ligA gene encoding NAD-dependent DNA ligase LigA, giving the protein MSLQSSHAGGTGKLTDAAEWRSRAAWLAAELNRHNHSYYVLDNPSIPDAEYDQLFRELQALEQEHPELNTPDSPTQRVGAAPLPQFEQVTHSIPMLSLGNGFEDNDIVEFDRRVRDGLDTQVDSEIEYAAELKFDGLAINLRYEDGVLVQAATRGDGTTGENVTSNIRTVRAIPLRLHTDKPPKVLDVRGEVLMFKEDFAKLNARQREAEMKEFANPRNAAAGSLRQLDSRITAQRTLRFFAYGIGMLEGAAMPASHSALLDWYSELGLPVCKERSVVKGAAGLLEFFRGIGSKRPQLPYEIDGVVYKVNRLLQQQTLGFVSRAPRFALAHKFPAEEATTQVLDIEVQIGRTGAVTPVARLAPVFVGGVTVTNATLHNEDEVRRKDIQIGDTVIVRRAGDVIPEVVSFVADLRPADAQAFVMPTACPICGSTIVKLEDEAIARCSGGWVKCAAQRKGGLQHFASRRAMDIEGLGDQLIEQMVDRNIITTAADLYKLGLLKLAELDRMADKSAQNVISALEKSKSTTLGRFIYALGIRHVGEATAKELATHFGGIDGVMQASEEQLLEVADIGPVVARSLLAFFADPLNRELVEQLRAAGIHWPENLPAESASKFLSGKTFVLTGSLPTLTRDAAAAMIEAAGGKVTGSVSKKTSYVVAGAEAGSKLTKAEELNIPILDEAAFRTLLESEQGNQHEQD; this is encoded by the coding sequence ATGTCATTACAATCATCACATGCCGGCGGCACGGGGAAGCTTACCGATGCCGCCGAATGGCGCTCGCGCGCCGCCTGGCTCGCTGCCGAGCTGAATCGCCACAATCATTCCTACTACGTACTCGACAATCCGTCGATTCCCGACGCCGAATACGATCAGCTGTTTCGCGAACTGCAGGCGCTGGAGCAGGAACATCCCGAACTGAATACGCCGGATTCGCCAACCCAGCGCGTCGGCGCAGCGCCTTTGCCGCAGTTCGAACAGGTAACGCATTCGATTCCCATGCTATCGCTGGGCAACGGTTTTGAAGACAACGATATCGTTGAATTCGACCGCCGCGTCAGGGATGGCCTCGACACCCAGGTCGACAGCGAGATCGAATATGCAGCCGAATTGAAATTCGACGGCCTCGCGATTAACCTGCGCTACGAAGACGGCGTGCTGGTGCAGGCAGCCACGCGCGGCGACGGCACTACCGGTGAAAACGTCACCAGCAACATCCGCACCGTGCGCGCGATTCCCTTACGCCTGCATACCGATAAGCCGCCGAAGGTGCTGGACGTGCGCGGCGAGGTGCTGATGTTCAAGGAAGATTTCGCCAAGCTCAACGCCCGCCAGCGCGAAGCGGAAATGAAAGAGTTCGCCAATCCGCGCAATGCCGCGGCCGGCAGCTTGCGCCAGCTCGATTCGCGCATCACGGCGCAGCGCACCTTGCGCTTTTTCGCCTATGGCATAGGGATGCTGGAGGGCGCAGCCATGCCGGCGTCGCATTCGGCACTACTGGACTGGTACAGCGAACTGGGCCTGCCGGTATGCAAGGAGCGCAGCGTGGTCAAGGGCGCCGCCGGCCTGCTGGAATTTTTCCGCGGCATCGGCAGCAAGCGCCCGCAGCTGCCTTATGAAATCGATGGCGTGGTATACAAGGTCAACCGCCTGCTGCAGCAGCAGACCCTGGGTTTCGTCTCGCGCGCGCCGCGTTTTGCGCTGGCGCATAAATTCCCGGCGGAAGAGGCTACCACCCAGGTGCTGGACATCGAAGTGCAGATCGGCCGCACCGGCGCCGTGACGCCGGTGGCGCGGCTGGCGCCGGTGTTTGTCGGCGGCGTCACGGTCACCAACGCCACCTTGCATAATGAAGACGAAGTGCGGCGCAAGGATATCCAGATCGGCGATACCGTGATCGTGCGCCGCGCCGGCGATGTGATTCCGGAAGTGGTGTCGTTCGTGGCAGACTTGCGACCGGCCGATGCGCAAGCGTTCGTCATGCCGACCGCTTGTCCGATTTGCGGCTCGACTATCGTCAAGCTGGAAGACGAAGCGATCGCCCGCTGTTCCGGCGGCTGGGTCAAGTGTGCCGCGCAGCGCAAGGGCGGTCTGCAGCATTTTGCCTCGCGCCGGGCGATGGATATCGAAGGCTTGGGCGACCAGCTGATCGAACAGATGGTCGACCGCAACATCATCACCACCGCGGCCGACCTGTACAAGCTGGGTTTGCTGAAACTGGCGGAGCTGGACCGTATGGCCGATAAGTCGGCGCAAAATGTCATATCCGCATTGGAGAAGTCTAAATCGACCACCCTGGGCCGTTTCATCTATGCGCTAGGCATCCGCCATGTCGGCGAGGCCACGGCGAAAGAGCTGGCGACCCATTTCGGCGGCATCGACGGCGTCATGCAGGCTTCTGAAGAGCAATTGCTGGAAGTGGCCGATATCGGTCCCGTGGTGGCACGCTCTCTGCTGGCTTTCTTTGCCGATCCGCTGAATCGCGAGCTGGTGGAGCAGTTGCGCGCGGCCGGAATTCACTGGCCGGAGAACTTGCCGGCGGAAAGCGCGTCCAAGTTCTTGTCAGGCAAGACCTTCGTGTTGACCGGCAGCCTGCCTACGCTTACGCGTGATGCCGCCGCAGCCATGATCGAAGCGGCCGGCGGCAAGGTGACCGGTTCGGTTTCCAAGAAGACCAGCTATGTGGTCGCAGGAGCCGAGGCCGGCAGTAAATTGACCAAAGCGGAAGAATTGAATATCCCGATTCTGGATGAAGCCGCATTCCGCACTCTTTTAGAAAGCGAACAAGGAAACCAACATGAGCAAGATTAG
- a CDS encoding cell division protein ZipA C-terminal FtsZ-binding domain-containing protein: MTDLQTSLFIIGGAFLVGVISYNKWQEYKAKKSVERAFSGSHDDVLMTPPSKDGGEAPVRHEPKLFESEHEADAKMAAVPHDDIEQSAEQQALEPQLGNPVAAPVPVARRDLPVDELIDCAIPLALEAPVRGDKILPALQSLRHVGNKPIHFIGEDANGDWEPVAHGGVYSTLLAGVQLANRTNPLNEIEYSELVSRLRQIADDLGAEPDLPDMMEVMHTARSLHQFVIEHDAQLGVNIQSNGAPWAISTLQAALTRQGFDARPEGRMVMSDGDGGLLFSLSTNASAVAETTSRLTLLLDVPRVAPDRDGYGAMVACGRSLAARLGGVLVDDSNQPLADVQLAEIAGQVDAFYREMDAAEIPAGSVRALRLFS; this comes from the coding sequence ATGACAGATTTACAGACCAGCCTGTTCATCATTGGAGGCGCGTTTCTTGTTGGCGTCATTTCCTACAACAAATGGCAGGAATATAAGGCCAAGAAGAGTGTTGAGCGGGCGTTTTCAGGGTCGCATGACGATGTCTTGATGACGCCGCCGAGCAAGGACGGCGGCGAGGCGCCGGTGCGCCACGAGCCGAAGCTGTTCGAGAGCGAACATGAGGCCGACGCCAAGATGGCGGCCGTGCCGCACGACGATATCGAGCAAAGCGCCGAGCAGCAGGCGCTGGAGCCGCAGTTAGGCAATCCCGTTGCAGCGCCTGTGCCGGTTGCGCGCCGGGATTTACCCGTCGATGAGCTGATCGATTGCGCCATCCCGCTGGCGCTGGAAGCGCCGGTGCGCGGCGACAAGATACTGCCTGCGCTGCAAAGCCTGCGCCATGTCGGCAACAAGCCTATCCATTTTATCGGCGAGGACGCCAACGGCGACTGGGAGCCGGTGGCGCACGGCGGCGTCTACAGCACTTTGCTGGCGGGCGTGCAGCTGGCCAATCGCACCAATCCCCTGAATGAAATCGAATATTCCGAACTGGTCAGCCGTTTGCGCCAGATTGCCGACGACCTCGGCGCCGAGCCTGATCTGCCTGACATGATGGAAGTGATGCACACCGCGCGCTCCCTGCATCAGTTCGTGATCGAACACGATGCGCAGCTGGGCGTGAATATCCAGTCGAACGGTGCGCCGTGGGCCATCAGCACCCTGCAGGCGGCCCTGACGCGGCAAGGCTTCGACGCCCGGCCGGAAGGCCGCATGGTGATGTCGGACGGCGACGGCGGCCTGCTGTTTTCGCTGTCCACCAATGCCAGCGCGGTGGCCGAAACCACCAGCCGCCTGACTCTGTTGCTGGATGTGCCGCGCGTCGCTCCCGACCGTGACGGCTACGGCGCCATGGTGGCTTGCGGACGTTCGCTGGCGGCGCGCCTTGGCGGCGTGCTGGTCGACGACAGCAACCAGCCTTTGGCCGACGTCCAGCTGGCCGAGATCGCCGGCCAGGTCGATGCCTTCTACCGTGAAATGGATGCTGCGGAAATTCCAGCCGGCTCAGTGCGGGCCTTGCGTTTATTCAGTTAA
- the smc gene encoding chromosome segregation protein SMC, with protein sequence MRLTSIKLSGFKSFVDPTNFQVPGQLVGVVGPNGCGKSNIIDAVRWVLGESKASELRGESMQDVIFNGSSHRKPAGRSSVELVFDNGLGKAAGQWSQYAEIAVKRTLTRDGTSTYYINNQAVRRRDIQDIFMGTGLGPRAYAIIGQGMISRIIEARPEELRVFLEEAAGVSKYKERRRETENRLNDTRENLVRVEDILRELNANLEKLQAQAAVAQKFHELQGDQEEKQKLLWLLRKNEAKGEQEKFFREIEKAQTDLEEQTAKLRHVETELEHMRQAHYAAGDRMHQAQGHLYQTNSEIGSLEAQIKFVIESRNRLQSQLNSLTAQRDQWQRQGTQFQDDLVEAEMHLEELMARVEQSQVASQQHNDQLPALEQSWREAQLKSTESRAKIMQIQQQIELESTHQRNASNILNGLSSRRERLAQEKNGLNLPDNAHLSNLRMQLEEKQAGLEEVGMQLEELQEQQPRLEEERRDAQQQVNTESANNAQLEARLTALKQLQESVQTEGKVQPWLQKHELAELPRLWQKLHIDGGWETALESVLRERTSALEMSNLDWAKAFFNDAPPAKLALFSPNGVASAAPADAPAGLKPFINLLQLNDPGLRVLMQDWLHNFYAADDTVTAFAERSKLPLGASFVTRQGHVISKTGVRFYASDSEQDGMLARQQEIENITKQLRAQQMLADEARSRSVRAEAALSQATQRLQEMRLRHTSLTQAVHGLQIDVMKLSELQERFNQRSSQIASDLAEIAAQESEQQQVKMESEAKFEQLDMELAELQEKHEDGQTDYLGKEQQLNDARQRLREMERAAQEAEFAEKSHRNKIEELKRSIATALEQAAQLFANMQQGHLELESLDDQAAQAGLQDLLDKRSEQERALADTRHELDQVSQNLRQHEETRLQAERSLQPQRERIMELQLKEQAARLNQEQYVQQLLEAQADEAALSEKLTAEMRPSYLQGEVTRLTNAIAGLGAVNLAALDELAQASERKNFLDAQNADLTEAINTLQDAIHKIDKETRDLLQDTFDKVNHHFAELFPILFGGGQAKLIMTGDEILDSGVQVMAQPPGKKNATIHLLSGGEKALTATALVFSMFQLNPAPFCLLDEVDAPLDDANTERFCNMVKRMSANTQFLFISHNKIAMEMAQQLIGVTMQEQGVSRIVAVDMEAARSFASDAVAA encoded by the coding sequence CGGTGCGCTGGGTCTTGGGGGAATCCAAGGCTTCCGAGCTGCGCGGCGAATCGATGCAGGACGTTATTTTCAACGGCTCTTCGCATCGCAAGCCGGCCGGCCGTTCATCGGTGGAGCTGGTGTTCGACAATGGCCTCGGCAAAGCCGCCGGCCAGTGGAGCCAGTACGCTGAAATCGCCGTCAAGCGCACCCTGACGCGCGATGGCACCTCGACTTATTACATCAATAACCAGGCCGTTCGGCGCCGTGACATCCAGGATATTTTCATGGGCACCGGGCTTGGTCCGCGCGCTTACGCGATCATCGGCCAAGGCATGATTTCGCGCATCATCGAAGCGCGCCCGGAAGAGCTAAGAGTTTTTCTGGAGGAGGCTGCCGGCGTTTCCAAGTACAAGGAGCGGCGCCGCGAAACCGAGAATCGCCTGAATGACACGCGCGAAAATCTGGTGCGGGTGGAAGACATCCTGCGCGAGCTGAACGCCAACCTGGAAAAGCTGCAGGCGCAGGCCGCGGTTGCGCAAAAATTCCATGAGCTGCAGGGCGACCAGGAAGAGAAGCAGAAGCTGCTGTGGTTGCTGCGCAAGAATGAAGCCAAGGGCGAGCAAGAGAAATTCTTCCGTGAGATTGAAAAGGCGCAAACCGATCTGGAAGAGCAGACCGCCAAGCTGCGCCACGTGGAAACCGAGCTTGAGCACATGCGCCAGGCGCATTACGCTGCCGGCGACCGCATGCACCAGGCGCAAGGCCATCTGTACCAGACCAATTCCGAAATCGGCAGCCTGGAAGCGCAGATCAAGTTCGTCATCGAATCGCGCAACCGCCTGCAATCGCAACTCAATTCATTGACCGCGCAGCGCGATCAATGGCAGCGCCAGGGCACGCAGTTCCAGGACGACCTGGTGGAAGCAGAGATGCATCTGGAAGAGCTGATGGCGCGCGTCGAACAGTCGCAGGTGGCGTCGCAGCAGCATAACGACCAGTTGCCGGCGTTGGAGCAGAGCTGGCGCGAGGCGCAGCTGAAGAGTACCGAATCGCGCGCCAAGATCATGCAGATCCAGCAGCAGATCGAACTGGAATCGACCCATCAGCGCAACGCCTCGAACATCCTGAACGGACTGAGCAGCCGGCGTGAACGGCTGGCGCAGGAAAAGAATGGCTTGAACCTGCCTGACAATGCGCATCTGAGCAATCTGCGCATGCAGCTGGAAGAGAAACAGGCCGGGTTGGAAGAAGTCGGCATGCAGCTGGAAGAGCTGCAGGAACAACAGCCGCGATTGGAAGAAGAGCGGCGCGACGCGCAGCAGCAGGTGAATACCGAAAGCGCCAACAACGCTCAGCTGGAAGCGCGCCTGACGGCGCTCAAGCAGCTGCAGGAAAGCGTGCAGACCGAAGGCAAGGTACAGCCTTGGCTGCAAAAGCATGAACTGGCAGAGCTGCCGCGCCTGTGGCAGAAGCTGCATATCGACGGCGGCTGGGAAACGGCGCTGGAATCGGTGTTGCGCGAGCGCACATCGGCATTGGAAATGTCCAACCTGGACTGGGCCAAGGCCTTCTTCAACGATGCGCCGCCGGCCAAGCTGGCCTTGTTTTCGCCGAATGGTGTTGCCTCCGCCGCGCCTGCCGATGCGCCGGCCGGCTTGAAACCCTTCATCAACCTGCTGCAGCTGAATGACCCGGGCTTGCGCGTGCTGATGCAAGACTGGCTGCACAATTTCTACGCCGCCGACGACACGGTGACGGCCTTTGCCGAGCGCAGCAAGCTGCCGCTGGGCGCCAGCTTTGTGACGCGCCAGGGCCATGTGATCAGCAAGACCGGCGTCCGCTTCTATGCTTCCGATTCGGAGCAGGACGGCATGCTGGCGCGCCAGCAGGAAATCGAAAACATCACCAAGCAGCTGCGCGCCCAGCAGATGCTGGCTGACGAAGCGCGTTCGCGCTCGGTGCGGGCGGAGGCTGCATTGTCGCAAGCGACCCAGCGCCTGCAGGAAATGCGTCTGCGCCACACCAGTCTGACCCAGGCGGTGCACGGCTTGCAGATCGATGTCATGAAGCTCTCCGAATTGCAGGAGCGTTTCAACCAGCGCAGCTCGCAGATCGCTTCCGACCTGGCGGAAATCGCCGCCCAGGAAAGCGAGCAGCAGCAGGTCAAGATGGAGTCGGAAGCCAAGTTCGAACAGCTCGACATGGAACTGGCCGAGCTGCAGGAAAAACATGAAGACGGCCAGACCGACTACCTGGGCAAGGAACAGCAGCTGAACGATGCCCGGCAACGCTTGCGCGAAATGGAGCGAGCGGCGCAGGAAGCGGAGTTCGCGGAAAAATCCCACCGCAACAAGATCGAAGAACTCAAGCGCAGCATCGCCACCGCACTTGAGCAGGCGGCGCAGCTGTTCGCCAACATGCAGCAAGGCCATCTGGAGCTGGAAAGCCTGGACGACCAGGCCGCGCAAGCCGGTTTGCAGGATTTGCTGGACAAGCGTAGCGAGCAGGAAAGGGCATTGGCCGATACCCGTCACGAGCTGGACCAGGTGTCGCAGAATCTGCGCCAGCACGAAGAAACCCGCTTGCAGGCGGAGCGCAGCCTGCAGCCGCAGCGCGAACGCATCATGGAATTGCAGCTGAAGGAACAGGCGGCGCGCCTGAACCAGGAGCAATACGTGCAGCAGCTGCTCGAAGCGCAAGCGGACGAAGCGGCGCTGAGCGAGAAATTGACCGCCGAGATGCGGCCATCGTACCTGCAAGGCGAAGTCACGCGCCTGACCAATGCGATCGCCGGCCTGGGCGCGGTCAACCTGGCGGCGCTGGACGAACTGGCGCAGGCCTCCGAGCGCAAGAATTTCCTGGATGCGCAAAACGCCGACCTGACCGAAGCCATCAATACGCTGCAGGACGCGATCCACAAGATCGACAAGGAAACCCGCGACCTGCTGCAGGACACCTTCGACAAGGTCAACCATCACTTTGCCGAGCTGTTCCCGATCCTGTTCGGCGGCGGCCAGGCCAAGCTGATCATGACCGGCGACGAGATCCTCGATTCCGGCGTGCAGGTGATGGCGCAGCCGCCGGGCAAGAAGAATGCGACGATTCATTTGCTGTCGGGCGGCGAGAAGGCGCTGACGGCGACCGCGCTGGTGTTTTCGATGTTCCAGCTTAATCCGGCGCCGTTCTGCCTGCTGGATGAGGTCGATGCGCCGCTGGACGACGCCAATACCGAACGTTTCTGCAATATGGTGAAGCGTATGTCCGCTAACACACAGTTCCTGTTCATTTCGCATAATAAGATTGCGATGGAGATGGCGCAGCAGTTGATCGGGGTCACCATGCAGGAGCAGGGCGTATCGCGGATTGTCGCGGTGGATATGGAGGCGGCCAGAAGTTTCGCCAGCGATGCGGTTGCCGCTTAA